Proteins encoded by one window of Cervus canadensis isolate Bull #8, Minnesota chromosome 18, ASM1932006v1, whole genome shotgun sequence:
- the GINS3 gene encoding DNA replication complex GINS protein PSF3 isoform X2, translating into MSEAYFRVESGALGSEENFLSLDDILMSHEKLPVRTEIPMPRLGAFFLDRSGGAETDNAIPETFVGRFRRIMDSSQNAYNEDTSALVARLDEMERGLFQTGQKGLNDFQCWEKGQASQLTASNLVQNYAKRKFTDMED; encoded by the exons ATGTCCGAGGCTTATTTCCGGGTGGAGTCGGGTGCGCTGGGTTCTGAGgagaattttctttccttggacGACATTCTGATGTCCCACGAGAAGCTCCCGGTGCGCACGGAGATCCCCATGCCGCGCCTCGGCGCTTTCTTCCTAGACCGGAGCGGAGGGGCCGAGACTGACAACGCGATCCCTGAG ACGTTTGTTGGACGTTTCCGCCGCATCATGGATTCCTCCCAGAACGCTTACAATGAAGACACATCGGCACTTGTGGCCCGGCTAGACGAGATGGAGAGAGGCTTGTTTCAAACAGGGCAGAaaggactgaatgactttcagtgTTGGGAGAAGGGGCAAGCGTCTCAGCTCACAGCTTCCAACCTGGTTCAGAACTACGCGAAGAGAAAATTCACTGACATGGAAGACTGA
- the GINS3 gene encoding DNA replication complex GINS protein PSF3 isoform X1: MSEAYFRVESGALGSEENFLSLDDILMSHEKLPVRTEIPMPRLGAFFLDRSGGAETDNAIPEGTKLELPLWLAKGLFDNKRRILSVELPKIYQEGWRTVFSADANVVDLHKMGPHFYGFGSQLLHFDSPENADISHSLLQTFVGRFRRIMDSSQNAYNEDTSALVARLDEMERGLFQTGQKGLNDFQCWEKGQASQLTASNLVQNYAKRKFTDMED, encoded by the exons ATGTCCGAGGCTTATTTCCGGGTGGAGTCGGGTGCGCTGGGTTCTGAGgagaattttctttccttggacGACATTCTGATGTCCCACGAGAAGCTCCCGGTGCGCACGGAGATCCCCATGCCGCGCCTCGGCGCTTTCTTCCTAGACCGGAGCGGAGGGGCCGAGACTGACAACGCGATCCCTGAG GGCACAAAGCTTGAACTCCCTTTGTGGCTGGCAAAGGGACTTTTTGACAACAAGCGGCGGATCCTTTCAGTGGAACTTCCCAAGATCTACCAGGAGGGTTGGAGGACTGTGTTCAGTGCAGATGCCAACGTGGTGGACCTCCACAAAATGGGACCACATTTCTATGGGTTCGGCTCCCAGCTCCTGCATTTTGACAGTCCAGAGAATGCCGACATCTCCCATTCTCTCCTGCAG ACGTTTGTTGGACGTTTCCGCCGCATCATGGATTCCTCCCAGAACGCTTACAATGAAGACACATCGGCACTTGTGGCCCGGCTAGACGAGATGGAGAGAGGCTTGTTTCAAACAGGGCAGAaaggactgaatgactttcagtgTTGGGAGAAGGGGCAAGCGTCTCAGCTCACAGCTTCCAACCTGGTTCAGAACTACGCGAAGAGAAAATTCACTGACATGGAAGACTGA